Proteins from one Drosophila gunungcola strain Sukarami chromosome 3R, Dgunungcola_SK_2, whole genome shotgun sequence genomic window:
- the LOC128252741 gene encoding fasciclin-1 isoform X3: MLNAAALLLALLCAANAAAADDLADKLRDDSELSQSTAKSLSRLMPVRFYSLLESNAIANSTLSLRSCTIFVPTNEAFQRYKSKTAHVLYHISTEAFTQKQLPNTVSSDMAGNPPLYITKNSNGDIFVNNARIIPSLSVETNSNGKRQIMHIIDEVLEPLTVKAGHSETPNNPNAFKFLSNAEEYNVDKIGVRTYRNQVSLAKKESIFNAAGQHTFLVPVDEGFKLAARSSLVDAKVIDGHVIPNTVIFTAAAQHDDPKTSAAFEDLLKVTVSFFKQKNGKMYVKSNTIAGDAKHREGVVLAEIVKANIPVSNGVVHLIHRPLMIIDTTVTQFLQVCGENAENGALRKFYEVIMDNGGAVLDDINNLSEVTILAPSNEAWNSSNINNVLRDRNKMRQILNMHIIKDRLNVDKIRQKNANLVRIYFSYFFSCSFSKQYFFTQIAQVPTVNNNTFLYFNVRGEGSETVITVEGGGVNATVIQADVAQTNGFVHIIDHVLGVPYTTVLGKLESDPMMSDTYKMGKFSHFNDQLNNTQRRFTYFVPRDKGWQKTELDYPSAHKKLFMVDFAYHSKSILERHLAISDKEYTMKDLVKLSHESGSVVLPTFRDSLSIRVEEEAGRYVIIWNYKKINVYRPDVECTNGIIHVIDYPLLEEKDVVVAGGSYLPESSICIILANLIMITVAKFLN, translated from the exons ATGCTGAACGCCGCAGCGCTTTTATTGGCGCTGCTCTGCGCCGCAAATGCAGCCGCCGCCGACGATTTGGCGGACAAATTACGCGATgactcggaactctctcag AGCACTGCCAAATCCTTGAGCCGCCTTATGCCAGTTAGG TTCTACAGCCTGCTGGAGAGCAATGCCATTGCCAACTCGACGCTTTCGCTGCGCAGCTGCACGATCTTTGTGCCCACCAATGAAGCCTTCCAGCGCTACAAGAGCAAAACCGCCCATGTGCTCTATCACATTA GCACTGAGGCGTTCACCCAGAAACAACTGCCCAATACCGTGTCATCGGACATGGCCGGCAATCCGCCGCTGTACATCACAAAGAACTCGAATGGCGACATCTTTGTGAACAATGCTCGGATCATACCCTCGCTCAGTGTGGAGACGAACAGCAATGGCAAGCGACAG ATCATGCACATCATCGACGAGGTGCTGGAGCCGCTCACCGTGAAGGCTGGCCATTCGGAGACCCCCAACAATCCGAATGCTTTCAAGTTCCTGTCGAATGCCGAGGAGTACAACGTGGACAAAATTGGGGTGCGCACGTACCGCAACCAGGTGTCATTGGCCAAGAAGGAGTCGATCTTCAATGCCGCCGGGCAGCACACCTTCTTGGTACCCGTTGATGAGGGCTTTAAG CTTGCGGCTCGTAGCAGCCTAGTGGACGCCAAGGTCATCGATGGCCATGTGATACCCAACACTGTCATCTTCACTGCCGCTGCCCAGCACGACGATCCCAAAACTTCCGCTGCCTTTGAGGATTTGCTGAAGGTCACCGTCAGTTTCTTCAAACAGAAGAACGGCAAAA TGTACGTGAAATCCAACACTATTGCGGGCGATGCTAAGCACCGCGAAGGAGTTGTTCTCGCCGAAATCGTAAAGGCCAATATCCCAGTGAGCAACGGAGTCGTCCATTTGATCCACCGACCGCTGATGATCATCGATACGACGGTGACCCAATTCCTGCAGGTATGTGGG GAGAATGCTGAGAACGGAGCCCTGCGAAAGTTCTACGAAGTTATCATGGACAACGGAGGAGCAGTTTTGGACGATATTAACAATCTGTCGGAAGTGACCATTTTGGCACCCAGCAATGAGGCTTGGAACTCCTCCAATATCAACAATGTTCTGCG AGATCGCAACAAGATGAGGCAGATCTTGAACATGCACATCATCAAGGACCGCTTGAATGTGGATAAGATCAGACAGAAAAATGCCAACTTGGTAAGGATCTACTTCAGCTATTTTTTCAGTTGTTCCTTTTCTAAACAATACTTTTTCACACAGATTGCTCAAGTGCCCACTGTCAACAACAACACCTTCCTCTACTTCAATGTCCGTGGTGAGGGATCGGAAACCGTGATCACAGTTGAGGGCGGCGGCGTTAATGCCACCGTCATCCAGGCTGACGTAGCCCAAACTAATGGCTTCGTGCACATTATCGACCATGTCCTGGGCGTGCCTTACACAACAGTTCTTGGCAAATTGGAGTCCGATCCCATGATGAG TGACACGTACAAGATGGGCAAGTTCTCGCACTTTAACGACCAGCTAAACAACACTCAACGCCGATTCACCTACTTTGTGCCCAGGGACAAGGGCTGGCAGAAGACCGAGCTGGATTACCCGTCGGCTCACAAGAAGCTGTTCATGGTAGACTTCGCCTATCAT TCCAAGTCCATTCTGGAGCGCCATTTGGCCATTTCGGATAAGGAGTACACCATGAAGGATCTGGTCAAGCTCTCGCACGAATCGGGCAGCGTTGTTTTACCCACATTCCGCGATTCCCTGAGTATCCGTGTGGAGGAGGAGGCTGGAC GCTACGTGATCATCTGGAACTACAAGAAGATCAACGTGTACCGGCCCGATGTGGAGTGCACCAACGGAATCATCCACGTCATCGACTATCCGCTCTTGGAGGAGAAGGACGTGGTCGTGGCCGGAGGTAGCTATTTGCCAGAATCAAGCATTTGCATCATCTTGGCCAACCTCATAATGATAACAGTAGCAAAGTTCTTGAACTAA
- the LOC128252741 gene encoding fasciclin-1 isoform X12, translating into MLNAAALLLALLCAANAAAADDLADKLRDDSELSQFYSLLESNAIANSTLSLRSCTIFVPTNEAFQRYKSKTAHVLYHISTEAFTQKQLPNTVSSDMAGNPPLYITKNSNGDIFVNNARIIPSLSVETNSNGKRQIMHIIDEVLEPLTVKAGHSETPNNPNAFKFLSNAEEYNVDKIGVRTYRNQVSLAKKESIFNAAGQHTFLVPVDEGFKLAARSSLVDAKVIDGHVIPNTVIFTAAAQHDDPKTSAAFEDLLKVTVSFFKQKNGKMYVKSNTIAGDAKHREGVVLAEIVKANIPVSNGVVHLIHRPLMIIDTTVTQFLQENAENGALRKFYEVIMDNGGAVLDDINNLSEVTILAPSNEAWNSSNINNVLRDRNKMRQILNMHIIKDRLNVDKIRQKNANLIAQVPTVNNNTFLYFNVRGEGSETVITVEGGGVNATVIQADVAQTNGFVHIIDHVLGVPYTTVLGKLESDPMMSDTYKMGKFSHFNDQLNNTQRRFTYFVPRDKGWQKTELDYPSAHKKLFMVDFAYHSKSILERHLAISDKEYTMKDLVKLSHESGSVVLPTFRDSLSIRVEEEAGRYVIIWNYKKINVYRPDVECTNGIIHVIDYPLLEEKDVVVAGGSYLPESSICIILANLIMITVAKFLN; encoded by the exons ATGCTGAACGCCGCAGCGCTTTTATTGGCGCTGCTCTGCGCCGCAAATGCAGCCGCCGCCGACGATTTGGCGGACAAATTACGCGATgactcggaactctctcag TTCTACAGCCTGCTGGAGAGCAATGCCATTGCCAACTCGACGCTTTCGCTGCGCAGCTGCACGATCTTTGTGCCCACCAATGAAGCCTTCCAGCGCTACAAGAGCAAAACCGCCCATGTGCTCTATCACATTA GCACTGAGGCGTTCACCCAGAAACAACTGCCCAATACCGTGTCATCGGACATGGCCGGCAATCCGCCGCTGTACATCACAAAGAACTCGAATGGCGACATCTTTGTGAACAATGCTCGGATCATACCCTCGCTCAGTGTGGAGACGAACAGCAATGGCAAGCGACAG ATCATGCACATCATCGACGAGGTGCTGGAGCCGCTCACCGTGAAGGCTGGCCATTCGGAGACCCCCAACAATCCGAATGCTTTCAAGTTCCTGTCGAATGCCGAGGAGTACAACGTGGACAAAATTGGGGTGCGCACGTACCGCAACCAGGTGTCATTGGCCAAGAAGGAGTCGATCTTCAATGCCGCCGGGCAGCACACCTTCTTGGTACCCGTTGATGAGGGCTTTAAG CTTGCGGCTCGTAGCAGCCTAGTGGACGCCAAGGTCATCGATGGCCATGTGATACCCAACACTGTCATCTTCACTGCCGCTGCCCAGCACGACGATCCCAAAACTTCCGCTGCCTTTGAGGATTTGCTGAAGGTCACCGTCAGTTTCTTCAAACAGAAGAACGGCAAAA TGTACGTGAAATCCAACACTATTGCGGGCGATGCTAAGCACCGCGAAGGAGTTGTTCTCGCCGAAATCGTAAAGGCCAATATCCCAGTGAGCAACGGAGTCGTCCATTTGATCCACCGACCGCTGATGATCATCGATACGACGGTGACCCAATTCCTGCAG GAGAATGCTGAGAACGGAGCCCTGCGAAAGTTCTACGAAGTTATCATGGACAACGGAGGAGCAGTTTTGGACGATATTAACAATCTGTCGGAAGTGACCATTTTGGCACCCAGCAATGAGGCTTGGAACTCCTCCAATATCAACAATGTTCTGCG AGATCGCAACAAGATGAGGCAGATCTTGAACATGCACATCATCAAGGACCGCTTGAATGTGGATAAGATCAGACAGAAAAATGCCAACTTG ATTGCTCAAGTGCCCACTGTCAACAACAACACCTTCCTCTACTTCAATGTCCGTGGTGAGGGATCGGAAACCGTGATCACAGTTGAGGGCGGCGGCGTTAATGCCACCGTCATCCAGGCTGACGTAGCCCAAACTAATGGCTTCGTGCACATTATCGACCATGTCCTGGGCGTGCCTTACACAACAGTTCTTGGCAAATTGGAGTCCGATCCCATGATGAG TGACACGTACAAGATGGGCAAGTTCTCGCACTTTAACGACCAGCTAAACAACACTCAACGCCGATTCACCTACTTTGTGCCCAGGGACAAGGGCTGGCAGAAGACCGAGCTGGATTACCCGTCGGCTCACAAGAAGCTGTTCATGGTAGACTTCGCCTATCAT TCCAAGTCCATTCTGGAGCGCCATTTGGCCATTTCGGATAAGGAGTACACCATGAAGGATCTGGTCAAGCTCTCGCACGAATCGGGCAGCGTTGTTTTACCCACATTCCGCGATTCCCTGAGTATCCGTGTGGAGGAGGAGGCTGGAC GCTACGTGATCATCTGGAACTACAAGAAGATCAACGTGTACCGGCCCGATGTGGAGTGCACCAACGGAATCATCCACGTCATCGACTATCCGCTCTTGGAGGAGAAGGACGTGGTCGTGGCCGGAGGTAGCTATTTGCCAGAATCAAGCATTTGCATCATCTTGGCCAACCTCATAATGATAACAGTAGCAAAGTTCTTGAACTAA
- the LOC128252741 gene encoding fasciclin-1 isoform X10, whose product MLNAAALLLALLCAANAAAADDLADKLRDDSELSQFYSLLESNAIANSTLSLRSCTIFVPTNEAFQRYKSKTAHVLYHISTEAFTQKQLPNTVSSDMAGNPPLYITKNSNGDIFVNNARIIPSLSVETNSNGKRQIMHIIDEVLEPLTVKAGHSETPNNPNAFKFLSNAEEYNVDKIGVRTYRNQVSLAKKESIFNAAGQHTFLVPVDEGFKLAARSSLVDAKVIDGHVIPNTVIFTAAAQHDDPKTSAAFEDLLKVTVSFFKQKNGKMYVKSNTIAGDAKHREGVVLAEIVKANIPVSNGVVHLIHRPLMIIDTTVTQFLQENAENGALRKFYEVIMDNGGAVLDDINNLSEVTILAPSNEAWNSSNINNVLRDRNKMRQILNMHIIKDRLNVDKIRQKNANLIAQVPTVNNNTFLYFNVRGEGSETVITVEGGGVNATVIQADVAQTNGFVHIIDHVLGVPYTTVLGKLESDPMMSDTYKMGKFSHFNDQLNNTQRRFTYFVPRDKGWQKTELDYPSAHKKLFMVDFAYHSKSILERHLAISDKEYTMKDLVKLSHESGSVVLPTFRDSLSIRVEEEAGHLHDEYASHEWTGYVIIWNYKKINVYRPDVECTNGIIHVIDYPLLEEKDVVVAGGSYLPESSICIILANLIMITVAKFLN is encoded by the exons ATGCTGAACGCCGCAGCGCTTTTATTGGCGCTGCTCTGCGCCGCAAATGCAGCCGCCGCCGACGATTTGGCGGACAAATTACGCGATgactcggaactctctcag TTCTACAGCCTGCTGGAGAGCAATGCCATTGCCAACTCGACGCTTTCGCTGCGCAGCTGCACGATCTTTGTGCCCACCAATGAAGCCTTCCAGCGCTACAAGAGCAAAACCGCCCATGTGCTCTATCACATTA GCACTGAGGCGTTCACCCAGAAACAACTGCCCAATACCGTGTCATCGGACATGGCCGGCAATCCGCCGCTGTACATCACAAAGAACTCGAATGGCGACATCTTTGTGAACAATGCTCGGATCATACCCTCGCTCAGTGTGGAGACGAACAGCAATGGCAAGCGACAG ATCATGCACATCATCGACGAGGTGCTGGAGCCGCTCACCGTGAAGGCTGGCCATTCGGAGACCCCCAACAATCCGAATGCTTTCAAGTTCCTGTCGAATGCCGAGGAGTACAACGTGGACAAAATTGGGGTGCGCACGTACCGCAACCAGGTGTCATTGGCCAAGAAGGAGTCGATCTTCAATGCCGCCGGGCAGCACACCTTCTTGGTACCCGTTGATGAGGGCTTTAAG CTTGCGGCTCGTAGCAGCCTAGTGGACGCCAAGGTCATCGATGGCCATGTGATACCCAACACTGTCATCTTCACTGCCGCTGCCCAGCACGACGATCCCAAAACTTCCGCTGCCTTTGAGGATTTGCTGAAGGTCACCGTCAGTTTCTTCAAACAGAAGAACGGCAAAA TGTACGTGAAATCCAACACTATTGCGGGCGATGCTAAGCACCGCGAAGGAGTTGTTCTCGCCGAAATCGTAAAGGCCAATATCCCAGTGAGCAACGGAGTCGTCCATTTGATCCACCGACCGCTGATGATCATCGATACGACGGTGACCCAATTCCTGCAG GAGAATGCTGAGAACGGAGCCCTGCGAAAGTTCTACGAAGTTATCATGGACAACGGAGGAGCAGTTTTGGACGATATTAACAATCTGTCGGAAGTGACCATTTTGGCACCCAGCAATGAGGCTTGGAACTCCTCCAATATCAACAATGTTCTGCG AGATCGCAACAAGATGAGGCAGATCTTGAACATGCACATCATCAAGGACCGCTTGAATGTGGATAAGATCAGACAGAAAAATGCCAACTTG ATTGCTCAAGTGCCCACTGTCAACAACAACACCTTCCTCTACTTCAATGTCCGTGGTGAGGGATCGGAAACCGTGATCACAGTTGAGGGCGGCGGCGTTAATGCCACCGTCATCCAGGCTGACGTAGCCCAAACTAATGGCTTCGTGCACATTATCGACCATGTCCTGGGCGTGCCTTACACAACAGTTCTTGGCAAATTGGAGTCCGATCCCATGATGAG TGACACGTACAAGATGGGCAAGTTCTCGCACTTTAACGACCAGCTAAACAACACTCAACGCCGATTCACCTACTTTGTGCCCAGGGACAAGGGCTGGCAGAAGACCGAGCTGGATTACCCGTCGGCTCACAAGAAGCTGTTCATGGTAGACTTCGCCTATCAT TCCAAGTCCATTCTGGAGCGCCATTTGGCCATTTCGGATAAGGAGTACACCATGAAGGATCTGGTCAAGCTCTCGCACGAATCGGGCAGCGTTGTTTTACCCACATTCCGCGATTCCCTGAGTATCCGTGTGGAGGAGGAGGCTGGAC ATCTCCATGATGAGTATGCTAGTCACGAATGGACTG GCTACGTGATCATCTGGAACTACAAGAAGATCAACGTGTACCGGCCCGATGTGGAGTGCACCAACGGAATCATCCACGTCATCGACTATCCGCTCTTGGAGGAGAAGGACGTGGTCGTGGCCGGAGGTAGCTATTTGCCAGAATCAAGCATTTGCATCATCTTGGCCAACCTCATAATGATAACAGTAGCAAAGTTCTTGAACTAA
- the LOC128252741 gene encoding fasciclin-1 isoform X14 → MNENAENGALRKFYEVIMDNGGAVLDDINNLSEVTILAPSNEAWNSSNINNVLRDRNKMRQILNMHIIKDRLNVDKIRQKNANLVRIYFSYFFSCSFSKQYFFTQIAQVPTVNNNTFLYFNVRGEGSETVITVEGGGVNATVIQADVAQTNGFVHIIDHVLGVPYTTVLGKLESDPMMSDTYKMGKFSHFNDQLNNTQRRFTYFVPRDKGWQKTELDYPSAHKKLFMVDFAYHSKSILERHLAISDKEYTMKDLVKLSHESGSVVLPTFRDSLSIRVEEEAGHLHDEYASHEWTGYVIIWNYKKINVYRPDVECTNGIIHVIDYPLLEEKDVVVAGGSYLPESSICIILANLIMITVAKFLN, encoded by the exons ATGAAC GAGAATGCTGAGAACGGAGCCCTGCGAAAGTTCTACGAAGTTATCATGGACAACGGAGGAGCAGTTTTGGACGATATTAACAATCTGTCGGAAGTGACCATTTTGGCACCCAGCAATGAGGCTTGGAACTCCTCCAATATCAACAATGTTCTGCG AGATCGCAACAAGATGAGGCAGATCTTGAACATGCACATCATCAAGGACCGCTTGAATGTGGATAAGATCAGACAGAAAAATGCCAACTTGGTAAGGATCTACTTCAGCTATTTTTTCAGTTGTTCCTTTTCTAAACAATACTTTTTCACACAGATTGCTCAAGTGCCCACTGTCAACAACAACACCTTCCTCTACTTCAATGTCCGTGGTGAGGGATCGGAAACCGTGATCACAGTTGAGGGCGGCGGCGTTAATGCCACCGTCATCCAGGCTGACGTAGCCCAAACTAATGGCTTCGTGCACATTATCGACCATGTCCTGGGCGTGCCTTACACAACAGTTCTTGGCAAATTGGAGTCCGATCCCATGATGAG TGACACGTACAAGATGGGCAAGTTCTCGCACTTTAACGACCAGCTAAACAACACTCAACGCCGATTCACCTACTTTGTGCCCAGGGACAAGGGCTGGCAGAAGACCGAGCTGGATTACCCGTCGGCTCACAAGAAGCTGTTCATGGTAGACTTCGCCTATCAT TCCAAGTCCATTCTGGAGCGCCATTTGGCCATTTCGGATAAGGAGTACACCATGAAGGATCTGGTCAAGCTCTCGCACGAATCGGGCAGCGTTGTTTTACCCACATTCCGCGATTCCCTGAGTATCCGTGTGGAGGAGGAGGCTGGAC ATCTCCATGATGAGTATGCTAGTCACGAATGGACTG GCTACGTGATCATCTGGAACTACAAGAAGATCAACGTGTACCGGCCCGATGTGGAGTGCACCAACGGAATCATCCACGTCATCGACTATCCGCTCTTGGAGGAGAAGGACGTGGTCGTGGCCGGAGGTAGCTATTTGCCAGAATCAAGCATTTGCATCATCTTGGCCAACCTCATAATGATAACAGTAGCAAAGTTCTTGAACTAA